A single window of Hyla sarda isolate aHylSar1 chromosome 2, aHylSar1.hap1, whole genome shotgun sequence DNA harbors:
- the LOC130355335 gene encoding keratin, type II cytoskeletal cochleal-like, translated as MSHHSILASSGHKHFSSCSVALPKHSSSHSILSHSSKHTGHEHKKQHCFSSASAHNIGSKGHKISFGSFHKSGHGSGGIGGGFGGQSGCGGITPVTINEGLLAPLNLEIDTNIQRVRNDEKNQIKGLNNKFASFIDKVRFLEQQNKMLETKWGLLQEQRTASGQIEPLFEAFISNLRRQLENLECERGRLDSERNNIERTAEDLRRSYEEELNRRTAEENELVSIKRDVDAAFMNKAELQSKVDSLTDEINFLRTLYDAEIGQLQAQISDTSVVVSMDNSRDLDLDSIISEVRAQYEDIANRSRAEAEAMYQSRFDELRMAAGRNGSDLQNSRDEISRLNQTVQRLKGEIECAKSQRAALENAINEAEERGEAAVRDAKSKLAELEASLQRAKQDMARQMREYQELMNVKLALDIEIATYKKMLEGEECRMGSNSSVNISVLHSSTGGKHHSGGHQGGHHHSHHHHKGGHISSSHVSSKHHSGHSHHC; from the exons ATGTCTCATCACTCCATCCTCGCCTCTTCTGGACACAAGCACTTCAGCTCCTGTTCTGTTGCTTTACCTAAACACTCCAGCTCGCACAGCATCTTATCCCATTCTTCTAAGCACACAGGACATGAACACAAGAAACAACATTGCTTTAGCAGTGCAAGTGCCCATAACATTGGATCCAAGGGCCATAAGATCTCATTTGGAAGTTTTCATAAAAGTGGACATGGATCTGGAGGAATTGGTGGTGGATTTGGAGGACAGTCTGGATGTGGAGGTATCACTCCTGTGACTATAAATGAAGGCCTTCTGGCTCCTCTTAACTTAGAGATAGACACCAACATCCAAAGAGTGAGAAATGACGAGAAAAACCAAATTAAAGGTCTCAACAACAAGTTTGCTTCATTTATTGACAAG GTGAGATTTCTGGAACAGCAGAATAAGATGCTGGAGACCAAGTGGGGTCTTCTACAAGAACAGAGAACAGCCAGTGGTCAGATTGAGCCTTTGTTTGAGGCTTTTATCAGTAACCTTAGGAGACAACTGGAGAACCTAGAATGTGAGAGGGGTCGTCTAGATTCAGAGAGAAACAACATAGAAAGAACCGCTGAAGACCTTAGAAGAAG CTACGAAGAAGAATTGAACAGGCGCACAGCAGAGGAGAATGAACTTGTCAGTATAAAGAGA gatgttgatgctgccttcatgaATAAAGCCGAACTTCAGTCCAAGGTCGACTCCCTTACAGATGAGATCAACTTCCTAAGGACTCTATATGATGCT gaGATCGGTCAGCTCCAGGCTCAGATCTCAGACACTTCAGTAGTTGTGTCTATGGACAACAGCCGAGACCTGGACCTGGACAGTATAATCTCTGAGGTCAGAGCTCAGTATGAAGACATTGCTAACAGAAGCAGAGCTGAGGCTGAGGCCATGTACCAGTCAAGG TTTGATGAGCTGCGTATGGCAGCCGGAAGAAATGGAAGTGATCTACAAAACAGCAGAGATGAGATCTCTAGACTCAACCAAACAGTCCAGAGACTTAAAGGAGAAATTGAGTGTGCTAAATCCCAG CGTGCTGCACTGGAAAATGCCATCAATGAAGCAGAGGAACGTGGAGAAGCTGCTGTCCGAGATGCCAAGAGTAAATTGGCTGAACTAGAAGCTTCTCTACAGAGGGCCAAGCAGGACATGGCCCGCCAGATGAGGGAATATCAGGAGCTGATGAATGTCAAACTGGCTCTGGATATTGAGATCGCCACCTATAAGAAGATGCTGGAGGGAGAGGAATGCAG GATGGGAAGTAACAGCTCTGTAAATATAT CTGTTCTACATTCAAGCACTGGAGGCAAACACCATTCAGGAGGCCACCAGGGTGGACATCACCATTCTCATCACCACCATAAAGGGGGACATATATCCAGCAGCCATGTCTCCAGCAAACACCACTCTGGCCACAGCCACCATTGCTGA